Part of the Methanothermobacter sp. MT-2 genome is shown below.
TAGCATCCCTCAAGGACATTTTTGTAAAACCCCAAGCTTCTCTCATCGTCCCAGGGGTAGATATCCCAGGAAGCCCCCTCTTCATCCCATTAGCATATGGAATTATAGGACTAGTAATCGTGATAATAGCGCATGAATTTGCACATGGGATACTGGCAAGGGTTGAAGGCGTGAAAATAAAATCCATTGGCCTACTCTTACTTGCAATAATACCCGGAGCTTTCGTAGAACCAGATGAAGATGATATTAAAAAGTTAAAGAGGCTCCCAAGGCTGAGAATATACGCAGCAGGATCCATCGCAAACCTTATAATAGCATTTTTATGCCTACTCGTATTTGTTGGCATTTCATCCTATGCCGTGCCCTCAACCTTTGAGACAGATGGCGTGCAAATAAAAAGTGTGGTACCAGGGAGCCCGGCCAGCCACGTGCTAAAAGATGGTATGGTGATAAAAAGTATCAATGGCAAGCCTACTAATAATCTGACCAATTATGAGAAGGTTTTAAAGGATATAAAGATTGGGGAAGTTATAACGATACAAACAGATCAAGGTATCTTCAATTTAAAGACCTCAAAAAACCCAAATAATGCAAGCAGACCCTATATTGGTATAAGAAGCACTAATAACTTTGAAGTGAAGGAGCCCATAAAATCGATATGGGGAGATGAAATCCCAACTTTACTCCTCTACCTCCAAGATTTGTTCTTCTGGATTTCATTACTCAATTTCGCAGTGGGGACGGTGAATCTACTACCTGCAAAGCCACTCGACGGGGGTCTAATGTTCGAGGAACTTTTAAAATCCAAACTACCCAACAATGTAGTAGATCATATTGTAAGTTCTGTTTCAGTATTCGTCATCTTAGTATTGGCAATTAGCATAATATGGGGCACAGGCCGGGGCATCCTACTAATGTTCTAAAAAAAAAGAGAGAAATTAATTGGCCAATCTATCTGATTTCGATTTTACGGCCTTCAGGCGGCTCCTTTAAGCCTATTTTTATAGTTAGTAGTCCGTTCTCGAATTTGGCCTTCACATCTTCTGGGTTTACTCTATGGGCGAGCGCCCAGCAACCACTGTATCTGAAATTTGCGCCTTTTGCATTTAAACAGAATCCTTGTTCTGTGATTTCAAGGTTTATATTCTCTTTTTTTACTCCTGGCAGTTCTATTGTTATATTGTATTTGCCTTTGGAATGGGTTATGTAAGCTGCTGGGATATATGTAAGTTTCATCATTCGCCTCTCCCTTATTCTTGGGGTTCTAGTTTACCTTCTTCTTTGAGTTCTTTTTTGACTTTTGCCCAGATACCATGTTCTTCGTAGAATTCACGGAGTTTTTGCTTGTCTGGGAAGCTTATTGCTTCTCCTTGACAAAGTGTTTCGCAGGTTGTGCAACCAACAACACATTTGTAGGGTTGTGCAACCACTGGCCCGTCCTTGGTCCATTTATAAACATTTTGTCCGCAATTCATGCACATTCCACATTTCAGGCATTTTTCGGGGTCTATGGTAGGATACCATTCTATTTCTTCCCGTGGAACTCCTGCAAACCATGCCATGCTATCATCTCCTTTCAAGCGATTTAAAGGCTTTTTTTGCTCTGGCCCGTGGTATGGCCTTTTCTTTTAAATATTCCAATTTTTCAACTATCCTGGGGAGTAGTTTTCCTGGAAAGCCTAGTATGGCTTCTTCTGTTTTGATGTCTGTTGCTTCTCTGCATCCGTAGCATCCATAGGTCATGTTAAGTTTTGATTCTAGGAAGGGGATTATTGTTGAATCCACACAGACTGCTTGGAGAACTGCTGTTGAGCTTCTTATCCTTTCACCGCCTAGAAGATTTAGGTATGCTAGGGCTATCCACATGAGTCTTTCTGGAAGATCTTCTACAATGACCACATGGGGTTCTTCATCAACTTTATCGAGGGGGTAAAGATATATTGCATTACAGAAGCCCTTTTTTAACTTTTTCATACTCTGGAACATTTTAGTGCCTGTCTCTGGTTTATCAACGATTCCGAAACCAACGAGTCCACGGCCTTCCTCGAGTTTTTTTGGGAGTTCCTTGAAACCGAGTACATTTGCTGCTGCCGGACAAGAAATTTCATCTCCTGGGAGCAATACTTCCTCTCCGTTTCTTGCTTTCATGACACCTTGACAATATCTGTGTTTTTTCAAGATCTTGGCATTCTCTGGCATCTTATCTTTGATGAATTTAACACCTATTGGCGATGCCTCTAATCCAAGGATAGTACGAAGTTTAGTAGCATCTTCACATACCATAAACTAACTTATAGTTTTATACATTTAAATATTTTGATATAATAATTTCTCAGACAGAAAATTAAGATAACGAAGTTGAAAAAAACAAATATTAAAGTATGATTTCATATTTATTCAATGAAAATTCTACTCACCTGGAAAGACAAGGCATATCAGCAGCTGATGAAAAATCTCACCTTCCAAGATTATCCAATTACCTTAAATAACCGGCCAAGTTAATATTGAAGTCACAAGAAACTAGGATTTTAATCGAAAGCAAATTTTTATAGGAGAATATCCATCTTAGTTTGCTCTGAAGAGTGTTGAGTGAGAAAAATTCGAAGAGAGTCAAAATTAGGACGTTTGTTAATTGTCGAACCAAATCTAAAAATTGGATGTCCTCCTAATATATTACCATGACGCACATGTAACTGAACTTCGAATTTTTAACATCTTTTAGTTTCATTGTCATGACTCGTTCATCATGGTAACTTAGTCTTTCACATATTGCAACTTTTCTCTGGGGATCTACGCCATTTTTTATTAGGAATGATGCTGTTTCACTCGGATTTTTTGATGGTAATAGGATTGTGGGTCTTCCATTGTCAATGATTTTGAGTATTTCATCATCTTTTCTTCCATGTAATGTTAAGATATCTGCATTGTTCCATGGTAGTAATAGTCGGGCTGCGCATAATTGGATTGAACTGATGCCTGGGATAACCTGAACATCCAACTCTATGTCAAGCCTTTTTATGATCTCCTTTACTGGTTTCAGGACACCTGAAAAGCCAGGGTCACCTGTTGAAAGTATGGAAACTGTTTCACCCCTAAAAGCCCTTTTAACACCCTCTTCTAGTCTTTTTCTCACATTTTTACCATCAAATGCCAACATCTCCCCATCTTTATCAAACAATTCCAGGGCTCTTTCACTTCCAATAACCAAGTCAGATTCCTTAACAGCTTTTTGTGCTGCTGGTGTGACAAATTCTAGTGATCCTGGCCCGACACCCACAAGATATAAAACCATTAGGAATTTTCCTCCATTTTTTCTAATACTTTATATCCAAGGTCTGATCTTATATTATTATAGGTTTAGTTTGGATGGGAAAATATAGGTAAAAACTTTTTTAGTGTGTGATATGATGATGGAAATTGGAATTACAGGAAAACCGAATGTTGGTAAATCATCTTTTTTTAATGCGGCCACTCTTTCAAAGGCTGAGGTTGCATCATATCCATTCACTACCATAGATTCGAATAGAGGAATCGCATATGTAACTTCTCCGTGTCCTTGTAGTGAATTTAATGTGAAATGTAATCCTAAAAATTCTTTATGTGAGGATGGTGTTCGTCTCATACCTGTTGAGCTTATAGATGTTGCGGGTCTTGTGCCAGGAGCGCATGAAGGAAGAGGACTTGGGAACAAATTTCTTGATGATCTGAGACAGGCACGAGCTTTTATCCATGTTGTGGATGCTTCAGGTTCCACTGATGATGAGGGAAGGCCTGTGGAACCTGGAAGTTATGATCCCATCAAGGATGTTGAATTCCTCGAAGAGGAGCTTGTAATGTGGCTTTATGGTATAATAGATAGGAATTGGAGTCGACTGGCTAGAAAAGCATCCTCTGAAAGGATTGACATGGCTAAGATTATCCATGAACAATTTTCAGGTATAGGTGTGAGTGTTGAGGATGTTATTGAGGCTTCAAGAAAACTCGAAAAGGACTACCACTCATGGGATGAAAGTGACATCCTCAAATTTGTAGATGAACTCCTTAAAATCGCAAAACCTAGGCTCATAGTTGCGAATAAGGCTGATTTACCCTCAGCAAAGGAAAACATAGAAAGACTAAAGAAAAGGTATCCTAATGTTGTCCCCGCATCTGCTGAGGCCGAACTAGCGCTTAAAAGAGCAGCTAAAGCCAATCTAATAGAATACAAACCTGGAGATAGTAACTTCAAAATATTAGATGAAAGTAAACTCACCAAAAAACAACTAAAG
Proteins encoded:
- a CDS encoding predicted protease, coding for MDILLFYGIVFVFIWTLALLFRKQLKIEVYGPLLMRKTKRMRSFIDSLAQRYSRFWKWSVNIGIPIAFFFMFYMLYAIIASLKDIFVKPQASLIVPGVDIPGSPLFIPLAYGIIGLVIVIIAHEFAHGILARVEGVKIKSIGLLLLAIIPGAFVEPDEDDIKKLKRLPRLRIYAAGSIANLIIAFLCLLVFVGISSYAVPSTFETDGVQIKSVVPGSPASHVLKDGMVIKSINGKPTNNLTNYEKVLKDIKIGEVITIQTDQGIFNLKTSKNPNNASRPYIGIRSTNNFEVKEPIKSIWGDEIPTLLLYLQDLFFWISLLNFAVGTVNLLPAKPLDGGLMFEELLKSKLPNNVVDHIVSSVSVFVILVLAISIIWGTGRGILLMF
- a CDS encoding ferredoxin; protein product: MAWFAGVPREEIEWYPTIDPEKCLKCGMCMNCGQNVYKWTKDGPVVAQPYKCVVGCTTCETLCQGEAISFPDKQKLREFYEEHGIWAKVKKELKEEGKLEPQE
- a CDS encoding precorrin-6Y methylase encodes the protein MVLYLVGVGPGSLEFVTPAAQKAVKESDLVIGSERALELFDKDGEMLAFDGKNVRKRLEEGVKRAFRGETVSILSTGDPGFSGVLKPVKEIIKRLDIELDVQVIPGISSIQLCAARLLLPWNNADILTLHGRKDDEILKIIDNGRPTILLPSKNPSETASFLIKNGVDPQRKVAICERLSYHDERVMTMKLKDVKNSKFSYMCVMVIY
- a CDS encoding GTP-binding protein yields the protein MKCNPKNSLCEDGVRLIPVELIDVAGLVPGAHEGRGLGNKFLDDLRQARAFIHVVDASGSTDDEGRPVEPGSYDPIKDVEFLEEELVMWLYGIIDRNWSRLARKASSERIDMAKIIHEQFSGIGVSVEDVIEASRKLEKDYHSWDESDILKFVDELLKIAKPRLIVANKADLPSAKENIERLKKRYPNVVPASAEAELALKRAAKANLIEYKPGDSNFKILDESKLTKKQLKALKYIRENVLEVYGSTGIQEALNRAVFDLLDMIVVYPVEDEHKLSDKDGNILPDAFLIPRGSKPRDLAYLIHTEIGDSFMHAIDARKNMRVASDYELQDGDIITIICR